One Alkalicoccus halolimnae DNA segment encodes these proteins:
- the rpsJ gene encoding 30S ribosomal protein S10, whose translation MAKQKIRIRLKAYDHRVLDASAVKIVETAKRSGAGITGPVPLPTERSVYTVLRAVHKYKDAREQFEMRTHKRLIDIVEPTPQTVDALMRLDLPSGVDIEIKL comes from the coding sequence ATGGCAAAGCAAAAGATTCGTATTCGTTTAAAAGCGTATGATCACCGCGTGCTCGATGCATCCGCAGTGAAAATTGTGGAAACAGCAAAGCGTTCAGGTGCCGGCATCACTGGTCCTGTACCGCTACCGACAGAACGTTCTGTATACACAGTTCTTCGTGCTGTACACAAATATAAAGATGCTCGCGAACAGTTCGAAATGCGCACACACAAGCGTCTGATCGACATCGTTGAGCCAACACCACAGACAGTAGATGCGCTTATGCGTCTCGATCTGCCATCCGGTGTAGATATCGAAATCAAGCTTTAA